In a genomic window of Curtobacterium flaccumfaciens pv. betae:
- a CDS encoding substrate-binding domain-containing protein, producing the protein MDEPATGPGASPSRGGVTRSSRPTLAAVARAAGVAPSTASLAFSGLGPVSEDAKARVLAAAADLGYGGPDPRARSLRRGRSGVIGVVMDERLSDAFRDPVNVLTLDGIAEVAGAAGASLLLVRSPLDDEQGAGPLVDAPMDAVVLVGCNVRIDPAVAVLRRRQIPVVAIEADEIEGAVPVQLDNRDASRRAAEYLQGLGHRDVTVVTLPLDAARRRGPIDAARQDEGIAFTTLERLRGVRQVYPDAVAIETAGSSVEEGRLAGTELFAPDGPRPTAVIAQSDLIAVGVISAALDAGLRVPEDVSVVGFDGITVDDSLLHRTPIRHLTTLVQPFVQKGQAAARAALAMLEGAEPQPASFTSELRVGDTTGPPPGSDTR; encoded by the coding sequence ATGGACGAACCGGCAACAGGACCCGGCGCGTCGCCTTCCCGCGGCGGCGTCACCCGTTCGTCGCGCCCGACGCTGGCAGCGGTCGCCCGTGCTGCCGGGGTCGCGCCGTCGACGGCCTCGCTCGCCTTCAGTGGTCTCGGCCCGGTGTCCGAGGACGCGAAGGCCCGCGTGCTCGCCGCCGCCGCCGACCTGGGTTACGGCGGCCCCGATCCCCGTGCCCGTTCGCTGCGCCGCGGTCGTTCCGGCGTCATCGGCGTCGTGATGGACGAGCGCCTGAGCGACGCCTTCCGTGACCCGGTCAACGTCCTGACGCTCGACGGCATCGCCGAGGTCGCCGGCGCCGCAGGTGCCTCACTGCTGCTTGTCCGGAGTCCGCTCGACGACGAGCAGGGTGCCGGCCCGCTGGTCGACGCCCCGATGGACGCCGTCGTGCTCGTCGGGTGCAACGTCCGGATCGACCCCGCGGTCGCGGTGCTGCGCCGTCGGCAGATCCCCGTTGTCGCGATCGAGGCGGACGAGATCGAGGGCGCGGTCCCCGTCCAGCTCGACAACCGCGATGCCTCACGACGTGCTGCGGAGTACCTGCAGGGGCTCGGCCACCGGGACGTGACCGTCGTGACCCTGCCCCTCGATGCCGCACGCCGCCGTGGCCCGATCGACGCAGCTCGGCAGGACGAGGGCATCGCCTTCACCACGCTCGAACGCCTGCGTGGTGTGCGCCAGGTCTACCCGGACGCCGTCGCCATCGAGACCGCCGGCAGCTCGGTGGAAGAGGGACGTCTCGCAGGCACCGAGCTCTTCGCGCCGGACGGCCCCCGCCCCACCGCCGTCATCGCGCAGAGTGACCTGATCGCCGTCGGGGTCATCTCGGCCGCACTCGATGCCGGACTCCGTGTCCCCGAGGACGTCAGCGTCGTCGGCTTCGACGGCATCACGGTGGACGACAGCCTGCTCCACCGCACCCCGATCCGGCACCTGACCACCCTGGTGCAGCCCTTCGTGCAGAAGGGCCAGGCTGCTGCCCGTGCCGCCCTGGCCATGCTCGAAGGCGCAGAGCCACAACCGGCGTCGTTCACGTCGGAGTTGCGGGTGGGGGACACGACGGGGCCGCCGCCGGGATCAGACACCCGCTGA
- a CDS encoding MATE family efflux transporter — MTAERRAVDRDIVRLAVPALGALVVEPLFLLTDTALVGHLGATPLAAVGLASAVLSTVTGLLVFLAYSTTPAVARALGGGDRRGAVHAGIDGMWLALVLGVVLALVGWPLAGPLVDLFGASAEVSAAATAYLTISLIGLPGILVVTASTGLLRGLQDTKTPLVVATIGFVANGLLNAVLIYGAGWGVEGSAAGTVIVQWAMAVVYVRIAVRAARSSGAPLRPGASGVARALRSGAWLFLRTASLRIAMLATVGAAAGLGTTGLATTQVGLTVFSTLAFALDALAIAGQALVGHGLGGRDPERVRLVTRRLVLLGIAGGVVLGVLTLAVSGVLGPVFSDSQAVRDALPVVLVLIAVGMPVAGYVFVLDGVLIGAGDARYLAIAGGLNLVVYLPLLWWAGGTLAGLWAAFALGYIGVRAVTLGVRAHRRGWVEQALAR; from the coding sequence GTGACCGCTGAGCGGCGCGCGGTCGACCGCGACATCGTGCGACTGGCGGTGCCCGCGCTCGGAGCGCTCGTGGTCGAGCCGCTGTTCCTGCTCACCGACACCGCGCTCGTCGGGCACCTCGGGGCGACACCGCTGGCGGCCGTCGGGCTCGCGAGTGCCGTGCTGTCGACGGTGACCGGGCTGCTGGTGTTCCTGGCGTACTCGACGACCCCGGCCGTGGCACGTGCGCTCGGTGGTGGCGACCGTCGCGGAGCCGTGCACGCGGGCATCGACGGGATGTGGCTCGCGCTCGTGCTGGGGGTGGTGCTGGCGCTGGTCGGGTGGCCGCTCGCCGGGCCGCTCGTCGACCTGTTCGGCGCCTCGGCCGAGGTGTCGGCCGCGGCGACCGCGTACCTGACCATCTCGCTGATCGGGCTGCCGGGCATCCTGGTGGTGACCGCCTCGACCGGACTGCTGCGTGGGCTGCAGGACACGAAGACCCCGCTCGTCGTCGCGACCATCGGGTTCGTCGCGAACGGGTTGCTCAACGCCGTCCTGATCTACGGCGCCGGCTGGGGCGTCGAGGGATCCGCCGCCGGCACCGTCATCGTGCAGTGGGCGATGGCCGTCGTCTACGTGCGCATCGCGGTGCGGGCCGCTCGGTCGTCGGGGGCGCCGCTGCGACCCGGCGCCTCGGGCGTCGCCCGGGCCCTGCGGTCAGGGGCATGGCTGTTCCTGCGGACCGCGTCGCTGCGGATCGCGATGCTCGCGACCGTCGGGGCCGCTGCCGGGCTGGGGACCACCGGGTTGGCGACGACCCAGGTCGGGCTGACCGTCTTCTCGACGCTGGCGTTCGCGCTCGACGCCCTGGCGATCGCCGGGCAGGCGCTCGTCGGACACGGACTCGGCGGACGTGACCCGGAGCGGGTGCGACTGGTGACGCGACGGCTCGTGCTGCTCGGGATCGCCGGCGGAGTGGTGCTCGGGGTGCTGACCCTGGCCGTGAGCGGGGTGCTCGGGCCGGTGTTCTCGGACTCGCAGGCGGTGCGGGACGCCCTGCCCGTCGTGCTGGTGCTCATCGCGGTCGGGATGCCCGTCGCCGGGTACGTCTTCGTGCTCGACGGGGTGCTGATCGGCGCCGGCGACGCGCGGTACCTGGCCATCGCCGGAGGCCTGAACCTCGTCGTCTACCTGCCGCTGCTCTGGTGGGCCGGTGGGACGCTCGCGGGGTTGTGGGCGGCCTTCGCCCTCGGGTACATCGGGGTCCGGGCGGTGACGCTCGGGGTGCGGGCGCACCGGCGCGGCTGGGTGGAACAGGCGTTGGCGCGGTGA
- a CDS encoding uracil-xanthine permease family protein → MGLPWKLHGDGKTVSATTIVAPDERLTWPRTIGLGVQHVVAMFGATFLVPLLTGFPPSTTLLFSGIGTILFLLITGNRLPSYLGSSFAFIAPIGAATKIGGIPLALSGIIVVGALLAIVGLVVHLAGAGWIDRLMPPVVSGAIVALIGFNLAPAARDNFTAAPVIALITLAAIILVTVLFKGLIGRLSIVIGVLVGYVAALIGGQVDFSKVDAAPWIGLPEFTAPAFDPSQLAIYLAFVPVVLALVAENVGHVKGVGQLTGRDLTPLTGRALFADGISTVLAGVGGGSATTTYGENIGVMAATRVFSTAAYWVAAIAAVLLGLSPKIGAVISSVPAGVLGGATTALYGLIGVIGIRIWVENRVDFSKPKNQLTAGIALIIGIADFTFRFGQASFGGIIVGTIAAIVVYHVMDVIGRARGTDEPSTEVADPAHAATGAVPAEPRAD, encoded by the coding sequence ATGGGACTTCCGTGGAAGCTGCACGGAGACGGCAAGACCGTCTCCGCGACGACGATCGTGGCACCCGACGAACGGCTCACCTGGCCCCGGACGATCGGCCTCGGGGTGCAGCACGTCGTCGCGATGTTCGGCGCCACGTTCCTGGTGCCGCTGCTGACCGGGTTCCCGCCGTCGACCACGCTGCTGTTCAGCGGCATCGGCACGATCCTGTTCCTGCTCATCACGGGCAACCGCCTGCCGAGCTACCTCGGCTCGTCGTTCGCGTTCATCGCCCCGATCGGTGCGGCGACCAAGATCGGCGGCATCCCGCTCGCCCTGTCCGGCATCATCGTCGTCGGTGCGCTGCTCGCGATCGTCGGGCTCGTCGTGCACCTGGCCGGCGCCGGGTGGATCGACCGGCTGATGCCCCCGGTGGTCTCGGGCGCGATCGTCGCCCTGATCGGCTTCAACCTGGCTCCGGCGGCCCGCGACAACTTCACGGCGGCCCCGGTCATCGCGCTCATCACCCTGGCGGCGATCATCCTGGTCACGGTCCTGTTCAAGGGCCTGATCGGCCGGCTGTCGATCGTCATCGGTGTGCTCGTCGGCTACGTCGCGGCGCTCATCGGCGGCCAGGTCGACTTCTCGAAGGTCGACGCAGCACCGTGGATCGGTCTGCCGGAGTTCACCGCTCCCGCCTTCGACCCGTCGCAGCTCGCGATCTACCTGGCGTTCGTGCCGGTCGTCCTGGCACTGGTCGCCGAGAACGTCGGCCACGTCAAGGGCGTCGGGCAGCTGACCGGCCGTGACCTCACGCCGCTCACCGGTCGCGCGCTCTTCGCCGACGGCATCTCGACCGTGCTGGCCGGCGTCGGCGGCGGCTCCGCCACCACCACCTACGGCGAGAACATCGGCGTCATGGCCGCCACCCGCGTCTTCTCCACCGCCGCCTACTGGGTCGCCGCCATCGCGGCCGTCCTGCTCGGCCTGTCGCCGAAGATCGGCGCCGTCATCTCCTCGGTGCCGGCCGGCGTGCTCGGCGGCGCCACCACCGCGCTCTACGGCCTGATCGGCGTCATCGGCATCCGGATCTGGGTCGAGAACCGCGTCGACTTCTCGAAGCCGAAGAACCAGTTGACGGCCGGCATCGCCCTGATCATCGGCATCGCCGACTTCACGTTCCGCTTCGGCCAGGCGAGCTTCGGCGGGATCATCGTCGGCACCATCGCAGCGATCGTCGTCTACCACGTGATGGACGTCATCGGCCGGGCCCGTGGCACCGACGAGCCGTCGACCGAGGTCGCCGACCCCGCACACGCCGCCACCGGCGCCGTCCCCGCGGAACCGCGCGCCGACTGA
- a CDS encoding lipopolysaccharide biosynthesis protein: MASSAVLATVGIGVQGIAKLLVTIVVGRVFGTETLGQTTALLSLSVFVALLWPNAAGNTASRFLAIALRGRRSDAAVNRLLGVSMLVSSVVLAAVTVPIALAWGNGPGMVLGGAAVVVGYGLYCYARGAQLGYDRAPRVALWDSVTSVLALGLLVVACVARLEPFVLLPLAIGYTVFAIACWPRGNGFSPASREPATGVLGFAAWNVLAVVTSNGLLQLTMISAQVTSSAHDAGVYAAAFTLATPASMLGQALGQVLVPAFAHRTDGGSLRSRGALLLVVGFAAASAVVFGLVALLAGWFLPIVYPAEGAAAVADLRYLMVAVWVFTVGLVPAALLLAAGRSRQVALASVAGFVVGAGLMAVLGPVAGVAGGTTGFLVGSAVNLVAVVGVGVRRRSRSAIPDSID; encoded by the coding sequence GTGGCTTCGTCGGCCGTGCTCGCCACGGTCGGCATCGGGGTGCAGGGCATCGCGAAGCTGCTCGTGACCATCGTCGTCGGGCGGGTGTTCGGCACCGAGACCCTCGGGCAGACCACCGCCCTGCTGTCGCTCTCGGTGTTCGTCGCGCTGCTCTGGCCGAACGCCGCGGGCAACACTGCGTCGCGGTTCCTGGCGATCGCGCTGCGGGGTCGACGGTCGGACGCCGCGGTGAACCGGCTGCTCGGGGTGTCCATGCTGGTGTCGAGCGTGGTGCTCGCGGCGGTCACCGTGCCGATCGCGCTGGCCTGGGGCAACGGCCCCGGCATGGTGCTCGGTGGTGCCGCGGTCGTCGTCGGCTACGGCCTCTACTGCTACGCCCGCGGCGCGCAGCTCGGCTACGACCGGGCCCCGCGGGTCGCGCTCTGGGACTCCGTGACGAGCGTCCTGGCGCTCGGACTGCTCGTGGTGGCCTGCGTCGCCCGCCTCGAGCCCTTCGTGCTGCTGCCCCTGGCCATCGGGTACACGGTGTTCGCGATCGCGTGCTGGCCCCGGGGCAACGGCTTCTCGCCGGCTTCGCGCGAACCCGCTACCGGGGTGCTCGGGTTCGCAGCGTGGAACGTGCTGGCGGTCGTGACGTCGAACGGGTTGCTGCAGTTGACGATGATCTCGGCGCAGGTGACGTCGTCGGCGCACGACGCCGGTGTCTACGCCGCCGCGTTCACCCTGGCGACGCCGGCGTCGATGCTCGGGCAGGCGTTGGGGCAGGTGCTCGTCCCGGCGTTCGCGCACCGGACCGATGGTGGATCGCTGCGCTCACGTGGGGCACTGCTGCTCGTCGTCGGGTTCGCTGCTGCGTCCGCCGTCGTCTTCGGCCTGGTCGCCCTGCTCGCCGGGTGGTTCCTGCCGATTGTCTACCCCGCCGAGGGCGCCGCTGCCGTCGCGGACCTGCGGTACCTGATGGTCGCGGTGTGGGTGTTCACCGTCGGGCTCGTACCCGCCGCGTTGCTGCTCGCTGCCGGACGCTCCCGACAGGTCGCCCTGGCTTCGGTTGCCGGGTTCGTCGTCGGCGCTGGACTCATGGCGGTGCTCGGGCCCGTCGCCGGTGTCGCGGGTGGGACCACCGGATTCCTGGTCGGGAGTGCCGTGAACCTGGTTGCGGTGGTGGGCGTCGGGGTGCGGCGGCGATCGCGATCTGCGATACCTGACTCCATCGATTGA
- a CDS encoding ABC transporter ATP-binding protein, with protein MLDLQAVSKSYGRHAVLRDVSGTVNAGEVVALAGPNGAGKSTLIHIVTGLTRPSAGVVLVGGVPVSAGGHTGIGFCPDDLPMPELLTGHEYLDFAEALHGSRVGRRHRERLLECLHLEDAAARLVSTFSHGMKRKLQLLAALLRAPSLLVLDEPLRGLDPESAALLRALIGEFARQGGAVLLSTHDLASAESIASRMLILQQGRLRMDERVDAMTQHGRSVEDVFLEMTGIQESVARSSRRFIDTLARAERSRR; from the coding sequence ATGCTTGACCTCCAGGCCGTCTCGAAGTCGTACGGGCGGCACGCCGTGCTCAGGGACGTCTCCGGCACGGTGAACGCCGGCGAGGTGGTCGCGCTCGCCGGTCCGAACGGTGCAGGGAAGAGCACGCTCATCCACATCGTCACCGGCTTGACCAGGCCGTCCGCTGGCGTGGTCCTCGTCGGCGGCGTGCCCGTGTCGGCCGGTGGGCACACGGGCATCGGGTTCTGTCCTGACGACTTGCCGATGCCCGAGCTGCTGACCGGACACGAGTACCTGGACTTCGCAGAGGCCCTGCACGGATCCCGCGTGGGGCGACGGCACCGTGAACGACTCCTGGAGTGCTTGCACCTCGAGGACGCTGCGGCTCGCCTCGTGTCCACGTTCAGCCACGGGATGAAGCGGAAGCTCCAACTGCTCGCGGCGCTCCTGCGGGCCCCGAGCCTGCTGGTCCTCGATGAACCGCTGCGCGGTCTGGATCCGGAGTCAGCCGCGCTCCTGCGAGCGTTGATCGGCGAGTTCGCACGCCAAGGAGGCGCGGTCCTGCTCTCCACCCACGACCTGGCCTCTGCAGAGTCGATCGCCTCCCGGATGCTGATCCTCCAGCAGGGCCGGCTCCGGATGGACGAGCGCGTCGACGCCATGACACAGCACGGCAGATCGGTCGAGGACGTGTTCCTCGAGATGACCGGGATCCAGGAGTCCGTTGCCCGGTCGAGCAGGCGCTTCATCGACACGCTCGCCCGCGCGGAGCGGTCGCGGCGATGA
- a CDS encoding M13 family metallopeptidase codes for MTDVARASGIHTDELDPAVRPQDDLYRHVNGTWIEATPIPDDKARYGSFTVLAEAAEIAVRDIIERSQQAAPGTEERKVGDLFTSFTDEARLEELGTAPIEHLLAEITAIESVPEVIAAVGRFERIGLPSFLQLFVDNDPGDPESYVVFLEQSGLGLPDESYYREDRFADIREKYREFVAAMFPLAGLDDGGARTEHVIALETALAAQHWDNVTTRDSQKTYNKLPWAEVAALAKGVDLQTWWQAIDAPAGAFETVVVREPSFITGLADLLNDQPLEVWKDWLRWQVIRGSAAYLTSAFSATNFSFYGTALTGAPKQRERWKRGVSLVEGAMGEAVGRIYVQEHFDETSKAKMDDLVANLVEAYRQSITALDWMTDETRARALDKLDKFTPKIGYPVKWRDYSALPVRADDLVANVRAVASFQVDRELGKIGKPIDRDEWFMTPQTINAYYNPGFNEIVFPAAILQFPFFDANRDAAANYGAIGAVIGHEIGHGFDDQGSQYDGDGKLENWWTEADRAAFEERTKALIAQYDALVPTEVPDSHVNGALTIGENIGDLGGLSIAWKAYLLSLDGQEPPVVDGLTGAERFFLSWAQAWRMAIRPEEAARLLSIDPHSPNEFRCNQVVRNIDVWYDTFGVTEQDAMYLDPAERVAIW; via the coding sequence ATGACCGACGTCGCACGTGCCTCCGGCATCCACACTGACGAACTCGACCCCGCGGTGCGCCCCCAGGACGACCTGTACCGCCACGTGAACGGGACCTGGATCGAGGCGACGCCGATCCCCGACGACAAGGCCCGGTACGGCTCCTTCACGGTGCTGGCCGAAGCCGCCGAGATCGCCGTGCGCGACATCATCGAGCGCTCGCAGCAGGCCGCCCCCGGCACCGAGGAGCGCAAGGTCGGTGACCTCTTCACCTCGTTCACCGACGAAGCGCGACTCGAGGAGCTCGGCACCGCACCGATCGAGCACCTGCTCGCCGAGATCACCGCCATCGAGTCCGTGCCCGAGGTCATCGCCGCCGTCGGCCGCTTCGAGCGCATCGGCCTGCCGAGCTTCCTGCAGCTCTTCGTCGACAACGACCCGGGCGACCCCGAGTCGTACGTCGTGTTCCTGGAGCAGTCCGGCCTCGGGCTGCCCGACGAGTCGTACTACCGCGAAGACCGCTTCGCCGACATCCGCGAGAAGTACCGCGAGTTCGTCGCGGCGATGTTCCCGCTCGCCGGCCTCGACGACGGCGGCGCCCGCACCGAGCACGTCATCGCGCTCGAGACGGCGCTCGCCGCCCAGCACTGGGACAACGTCACCACGCGTGACAGCCAGAAGACCTACAACAAGCTGCCCTGGGCCGAGGTCGCCGCGCTCGCGAAGGGCGTCGACCTGCAGACCTGGTGGCAGGCCATCGACGCCCCCGCCGGTGCGTTCGAGACCGTCGTGGTGCGCGAGCCCTCGTTCATCACCGGCCTGGCCGACCTGCTGAACGACCAGCCGCTCGAGGTCTGGAAGGACTGGCTGCGCTGGCAGGTCATCCGTGGGTCCGCCGCGTACCTGACGAGTGCGTTCTCGGCCACGAACTTCTCGTTCTACGGCACCGCACTCACCGGTGCGCCCAAGCAGCGCGAGCGCTGGAAGCGTGGCGTCTCGCTGGTCGAGGGTGCGATGGGCGAGGCCGTCGGCCGCATCTACGTGCAGGAGCACTTCGACGAGACCTCGAAGGCCAAGATGGACGACCTCGTCGCCAACCTGGTCGAGGCGTACCGGCAGAGCATCACCGCGCTCGACTGGATGACCGACGAGACCCGTGCCCGTGCGCTCGACAAGCTCGACAAGTTCACGCCGAAGATCGGCTACCCGGTGAAGTGGCGCGATTACTCGGCGCTGCCCGTCCGTGCCGACGACCTGGTCGCGAACGTCCGCGCGGTCGCCTCGTTCCAGGTCGACCGCGAGCTCGGCAAGATCGGCAAGCCGATCGACCGCGACGAGTGGTTCATGACCCCGCAGACGATCAACGCGTACTACAACCCCGGCTTCAACGAGATCGTGTTTCCGGCCGCCATCCTGCAGTTCCCGTTCTTCGACGCGAACCGCGACGCCGCCGCGAACTACGGCGCGATCGGTGCCGTCATCGGGCACGAGATCGGCCACGGCTTCGACGACCAGGGGTCGCAGTACGACGGCGACGGCAAGCTCGAGAACTGGTGGACCGAGGCCGACCGCGCGGCGTTCGAGGAGCGCACGAAGGCCCTCATCGCCCAGTACGACGCCCTGGTACCGACCGAGGTGCCCGACAGCCACGTGAACGGTGCCCTGACGATCGGCGAGAACATCGGCGACCTCGGTGGCCTGTCGATCGCGTGGAAGGCGTACCTGCTGTCGCTCGACGGCCAGGAGCCCCCGGTCGTCGACGGCCTCACCGGTGCCGAGCGCTTCTTCCTGAGCTGGGCACAGGCCTGGCGCATGGCGATCCGCCCGGAAGAGGCGGCTCGTCTGCTGAGCATCGACCCGCACTCGCCCAACGAGTTCCGCTGCAACCAGGTCGTGCGGAACATCGACGTCTGGTACGACACCTTCGGCGTGACCGAGCAGGACGCGATGTACCTCGACCCCGCCGAGCGCGTCGCGATCTGGTGA
- a CDS encoding MFS transporter, translating to MTTPSTRTVPTTKAWIIAVFVVFTLSGLDIATWLGRIPSVRDSLGASTFEMGLLVLGMAVGSIGGLTFAGHIVAKLGARRGVQVAAACLAVGMIFAGVAVTLGWGFAAIWIALIAFGFGNGLCDVSMNVSGAAAEKAGGRTIMPLFHAAFSLGTLAGAGLGALAEKLEIPVSWHFIVLVVITSAAMLVAVTKFQDEHRFEQPVSTDTSPVATPLTRWQVWAQPSTLLIGVIVLGMALAEGSANDWLPLAMIDGHGLDNAGGAAVLTVFLAAMTAGRVAGSPLIDKFGRVPILRISAAVAVVGLGMLIFIDNVPLAIVGVVLWGLGASLGFPMGMSAAADDPRTAAAKVSAVATIGYVAFLAGPPLIGFLGEEIGLLGALLIVFVFIIAAGLASGAARETGAAARPARGTEKTSGTPKRETEKSSNRN from the coding sequence ATGACGACGCCGTCCACCCGCACCGTTCCGACCACCAAGGCCTGGATCATCGCGGTGTTCGTGGTGTTCACCCTGTCCGGGCTCGACATCGCGACGTGGCTGGGCCGGATCCCGAGCGTCCGCGACTCCCTGGGGGCGAGCACGTTCGAGATGGGCCTGCTCGTGCTCGGCATGGCCGTCGGTTCCATCGGCGGTCTGACCTTCGCCGGGCACATCGTCGCGAAGCTCGGTGCCCGTCGGGGCGTGCAGGTGGCTGCGGCGTGCCTGGCGGTCGGGATGATCTTCGCGGGGGTCGCGGTCACGCTCGGGTGGGGCTTCGCCGCGATCTGGATCGCGCTCATCGCGTTCGGCTTCGGCAACGGCCTGTGCGACGTGTCGATGAACGTCTCCGGTGCCGCCGCCGAGAAGGCCGGCGGACGCACGATCATGCCGCTGTTCCACGCCGCGTTCAGCCTCGGCACGCTCGCCGGCGCAGGCCTCGGCGCCCTGGCCGAGAAGCTCGAGATCCCGGTCTCGTGGCACTTCATCGTGCTCGTCGTCATCACGAGCGCCGCCATGCTCGTCGCCGTCACGAAGTTCCAGGACGAGCACCGCTTCGAGCAGCCGGTGTCCACCGACACCAGCCCGGTCGCGACGCCGCTCACCCGCTGGCAGGTCTGGGCACAGCCCTCGACTCTGCTCATCGGCGTGATCGTGCTCGGCATGGCGCTGGCCGAGGGGTCCGCGAACGACTGGCTGCCCCTCGCGATGATCGACGGCCACGGGCTCGACAACGCCGGCGGTGCCGCCGTGCTGACGGTGTTCCTGGCCGCGATGACCGCCGGCCGCGTGGCCGGCAGCCCGCTGATCGACAAGTTCGGCCGCGTGCCGATCCTGCGCATCAGCGCCGCCGTCGCAGTGGTCGGCCTCGGGATGCTCATCTTCATCGACAACGTGCCGCTCGCGATCGTGGGCGTCGTGCTCTGGGGCCTCGGCGCGAGCCTCGGCTTCCCGATGGGCATGTCCGCCGCGGCCGACGACCCCCGCACCGCGGCCGCCAAGGTCAGCGCCGTCGCGACGATCGGCTACGTGGCGTTCCTGGCCGGGCCGCCGCTGATCGGGTTCCTCGGTGAGGAGATCGGCCTGCTCGGTGCGCTGCTGATCGTCTTCGTGTTCATCATCGCGGCCGGCCTGGCCTCGGGTGCAGCGCGCGAGACCGGTGCCGCCGCCCGGCCCGCCCGCGGGACCGAGAAGACGAGCGGGACCCCGAAGCGCGAGACCGAGAAGTCCAGCAACAGGAACTGA
- a CDS encoding helix-turn-helix domain-containing protein, with the protein MNAVGDLLPLLPPGTRLLVGAGSTAVRSVRGVVGTPDQVGRFLSQGDDVVALLTPVDRADARFDVLLRRASAAGTTLLVVDGALELGPGTTTLADRLGVAVLATPDPWATSVRLHELIGTGMGPAARAALDASRVALDAGPELDDLFARLDRSLGHPVRFLDASGLALRGPAVDDAARAVLVRRAGTSDVLTAEGVDETLVAIPVGTGIGPRAWLAVGLPVPIAAEQQVVASALRVAAVAVGHRLLLTRLDDERDARYRMAMLDELRAADGAPAPQLVQRTIAAGWRLDAWHVGARVVARQGVDLVALRQQVDAAVRAEGLDAVVVEQADGWVLWLSEPDEPGREAVADIAGRLRRAQNTLRTTVETNVGVGSLQAGPAGLVRTLGEAGDAARLAASRPESGHFVHVDRLGLAQLLLAWTQTDTFLPASRQLLAPLERGGGALLTTLAAYLDAESSIAETAAVLGVHRNTVSDRIARVERLLGVDLSDPETRLALHLATRGRAGDGG; encoded by the coding sequence GTGAACGCCGTCGGCGACCTCCTCCCGCTCCTGCCGCCCGGCACCCGCCTGCTCGTCGGCGCCGGCAGCACCGCGGTCCGCAGCGTCCGCGGGGTCGTGGGGACCCCCGACCAGGTCGGCCGGTTCCTGTCGCAGGGCGACGACGTGGTCGCGCTGCTCACCCCCGTCGACCGCGCGGACGCGCGCTTCGACGTGCTGCTGCGCCGGGCGTCCGCGGCCGGCACCACCCTGCTCGTCGTCGACGGGGCGCTGGAACTCGGCCCCGGCACCACGACGCTCGCCGACCGGCTCGGCGTCGCCGTGCTCGCCACCCCGGACCCGTGGGCGACCTCGGTCCGCCTGCACGAACTCATCGGCACCGGGATGGGGCCGGCGGCCCGGGCCGCCCTCGACGCCTCCCGCGTCGCGCTCGACGCCGGCCCCGAACTCGACGACCTGTTCGCCCGGCTCGACCGGTCGCTCGGCCACCCGGTGCGGTTCCTCGACGCCTCGGGCCTGGCACTCCGCGGACCCGCGGTCGACGACGCGGCCCGCGCCGTGCTCGTCCGCCGTGCAGGCACGAGCGACGTGCTGACCGCCGAGGGCGTCGACGAGACGCTCGTGGCGATCCCGGTCGGCACCGGCATCGGACCGCGCGCCTGGCTGGCCGTCGGCCTGCCCGTCCCGATCGCCGCCGAACAGCAGGTGGTCGCGAGTGCCCTGCGGGTGGCAGCCGTCGCCGTCGGGCACCGGCTGCTGCTCACCCGGCTCGACGACGAGCGTGACGCCCGCTACCGGATGGCGATGCTCGACGAACTCCGCGCGGCCGACGGGGCGCCCGCCCCGCAGCTCGTGCAGCGGACGATCGCCGCCGGGTGGCGGCTGGACGCCTGGCACGTCGGGGCGCGCGTGGTCGCGCGGCAGGGCGTCGACCTGGTCGCGCTCCGCCAGCAGGTCGACGCCGCGGTGCGCGCCGAGGGACTCGACGCGGTCGTCGTCGAACAGGCGGACGGCTGGGTGCTGTGGCTGTCGGAACCCGACGAACCCGGCCGGGAGGCAGTGGCCGACATCGCGGGTCGGCTGCGGCGCGCGCAGAACACGCTCCGCACCACCGTGGAGACCAACGTGGGCGTCGGCAGTCTGCAGGCGGGCCCTGCCGGGCTGGTCCGGACGCTCGGCGAGGCCGGCGACGCCGCCCGTCTGGCCGCCAGCCGTCCGGAGTCGGGGCACTTCGTGCACGTCGACCGGCTCGGGCTCGCGCAGCTGTTGCTCGCGTGGACGCAGACGGACACGTTCCTGCCGGCCTCACGGCAGTTGCTCGCACCGCTCGAGCGCGGTGGCGGGGCACTCCTGACGACGCTCGCCGCCTACCTGGACGCGGAGTCGTCGATCGCCGAGACCGCCGCGGTGCTCGGGGTCCACCGGAACACCGTGTCCGACCGCATCGCGCGGGTGGAGCGGCTGCTCGGGGTGGACCTGTCCGACCCGGAGACCCGGCTCGCCCTGCACCTGGCGACGCGGGGGCGGGCGGGCGACGGCGGCTGA